A genomic region of Thunnus maccoyii chromosome 13, fThuMac1.1, whole genome shotgun sequence contains the following coding sequences:
- the arhgap31 gene encoding rho GTPase-activating protein 31 isoform X4: MQSVPQVLKKCAEFIEEHGIVDGIYRLSGVTSNIQRLRQEFSSEACPDLTKEVYLQDIHCVGSLCKLYFRELPNPLLTYELYSKFTEAASVRGDHERLVHIQKVIKELPTPHFKTLEYLTKHLAHLATLSTQTNMHTRNLALVWAPNLLRSKDIEASSGNGDMAFQEVRIQQSVVEFILNNTEQIFSDDSVEIKPKEGPTLMCGEKKYATLPISGQCGPMKLMSLEEAQARSLSPNHPVHRERQRENSLPDTSTATLYHTVIDISDSKRKFSGKSKKWKSIFNLGRSVDSKGKLSRNGSVFIRAQGITEKAALRPSRSMESLCSLPTDDDRTGNNSPTGGPGSIYVPDVKSRTLGSDSLYDLNEHDQNWEFKGKKADGATGGWSSSMNQKGSPGASSPPQKTLPEQLKVFKGDDGSGYKPTSPKNRRMLYSGSSHNSSSRPSFPGSFFPLESSPRHQRRAVNISEPFAVSVPLRVSAVISSNSTPCRGHAKEKAAAAALKPCKETAEQSSNSGKSNTFPQLEPKKQEGTEKKNMEEPASRVPPEDTSKEVVQEGQEGINNSELEQPSIANAREGKDAAPSPGKELHNQPTAKQQDMGSSIGKELWSDLNQELKITEPEIDLLDETFKPVSSSKNTCENMKLTMDVKSKRSRSSPSLTLLCRDLSSNTSLSDHFIATGSASAKKQPSESDIPFSLHKNFDAVVGGNTENVCPAAMLDKKNKKLHQISPNITSLKKDDPAYSQLPFKETCLTQVKSHLMLEDAPTVRGFSAADDPHKKSEKHEIPEGDKNVSCGGVKKTVIPELELIQRLSVCLEERRRTLELPNLDDDEGGCGATSEELDLVEPWEDLSSTKQWVTSPLHSPDVEELFKQLSPFGCVAEPLSSEEGKTSSPSFDNKQSNKTSLVKSTERLSGNIPQTSSCKPDTKWTYLPSIPTRVSVNSSNATQAHAGKSNTTKQKSSQRFYRQISCESAASERREEQSFPRQHRPYSLNLDLGHRYIRDISNQQNRNSSEFSSCQRGLLSSTGAVNNGLPSELELFLNDRQAPLRRNSAPVSVSSVRTAFMIKTCQAKAVPVVPPKVQYSQIPHSRHENDVDAAKEQEKEYPKMVAEKSNSAPPPMMSDLKEELENKEPAPKHQRHPHVEKSAESARTTSTPELPVITRRHAPSLEVFVDCPRPNRTNIMQRPSFRNRQRPQSLILLSPPFPIMDYPPSGDDGKLLSSIRSMNDTSAVNAFSKEMAENFKTPEGIALQNKMTIPKSGQRLETSTSCFYQPQRRSMIFDSRSHRQIE; encoded by the exons ATGCAGTCAG TTCCTCAGGTTCTGAAGAAATGTGCAGAGTTTATTGAGGAGCATGGTATTGTGGACGGGATCTACAGGCTGTCGGGGGTCACCTCAAACATCCAGCGTCTCAG gcaGGAATTCAGCTCTGAGGCGTGCCCTGACCTTACAAAGGAAGTGTACCTCCAGGACATCCACTGTGTGGGTTCCTTATGTAAGCTGTACTTCAGGGAGCTACCCAATCCTCTGCTCACATATGAGCTATACAGCAAATTCACT GAAGCGGCCTCGGTCCGGGGAGATCATGAAAGACTTGTTCACATTCAGAAGGTCATCAAAGAACTGCCGACCCCTCACTTCAA GACTCTGGAGTACCTCACCAAACACTTGGCCCACCTTGCAACCTTAAGCACCcagacaaacatgcacacacgcaaCCTGGCCCTGGTTTGGGCTCCAAATCTGTTAAG atcTAAAGATATTGAGGCTTCTTCTGGTAATGGAGACATGGCTTTCCAGGAGGTGCGGATACAACAGTCAGTGGTTGAGTTTATTCTAAACAACACAGAGCAGATCTTCAGCGATGATTCTGTGGAAATCAAACCCAAAGAAG GGCCAACTTTGATGTGTGGGGAGAAGAAGTATGCCACACTCCCGATCAGTGGTCAGTGTGGGCCGATGAAACTGATGAGCCTGGAAGAAGCCCAAGCCCGCTCCTTAAGTCCAAACCATCCTGTGCATAGAGAACGTCAGCGAGAGAACAGTCTGCCTGATACCAGCACTGCAACGCTCTACCACACCGTCATAGACATATCAGACAGCAA GAGAAAGTTTTCTGGGAAATCTAAGAAGTGGAAGTCCATCTTCAACCTGGGAAGGTCTGTCGACTCAAAGGGAAAACTGAGCCGAAACGGCAGCGTGTTCATAAGGGCACAGGGGATCACAG aaaaggCAGCTCTTCGTCCATCCAGGAGCATGGAGTCCTTGTGCTCCTTACCAACAG ATGATGACAGAACAGGAAACAATAGTCCAACTGGTGGACCCGGCAGCATTTATGTTCCAGATGTAAAATCCAGAACGCTGGGATCTGACTCGCTCTATGACCTGAATGAACATGACCAAAACTGGGAGTTTAAAGGGAAGAAAGCTGACGGGGCAACAGGAGGTTGGAGCTCTAGTATGAACCAAAAGGGGTCACCGGGTGCTTCTTCTCCCCCTCAAAAAACACTACCAGAGCAACTGAAGGTGTTCAAAGGTGATGACGGCAGCGGCTACAAGCCCACGTCTCCGAAAAACAGGAGGATGTTGTACTCAGGCTCCTCCCACAACAGCTCGTCTCGACCCTCCTTCCCAGGAAGTTTCTTCCCTCTGGAATCCTCGCCGAGGCATCAGCGAAGAGCCGTCAACATATCCGAGCCCTTCGCTGTGTCCGTGCCACTGCGCGTTTCCGCTGTTATCAGCTCCAACAGCACGCCGTGCAGAGGCCACGCTAAGGAAAAAGCAGCTGCAGCCGCTCTGAAACCTTGCAAGGAGACTgcggagcagagcagcaacagtgGAAAGAGCAATACATTCCCCCAACTGGAACCCAAGAAGCAGGAAggaacagagaagaaaaacatggagGAGCCGGCGTCTAGAGTCCCACCAGAGG ATACAAGCAAAGAAGTAGTGCAAGAAGGTCAAGAAGGGATCAACAATTCTGAACTGGAACAGCCATCCATTGCAAATGCAAGAGAAGGCAAAGATGCAGCGCCATCTCCTGGGAAAGAACTGCACAACCAGCCTACAGCAAAGCAACAG GACATGGGATCCTCTATTGGGAAAGAGCTGTGGTCTGATCTCAATCAAGAACTGAAGATAACTGAACCTGAAATTGACCTGCTGGATGAGACTTTTAAGCCTGTTTCCTCCTCCAAGAACACTTGTGAAAACATGAAGTTAACGATGGATGTGAAGTCAAAAAGAAGCCGCAGCTCTCCGTCTCTGACTTTGTTATGTAGGGATCTTTCGTCAAATACCTCTCTGAGTGATCACTTTATCGCCACTGGATCAGCCTCGGCAAAGAAACAACCCTCAGAGTCAGACATCCCATTTTCTCTTCACAAAAACTTTGATGCAGTTGTCGgtggaaacacagaaaatgtctgCCCTGCTGCAAtgctggataaaaaaaataagaaactgCATCAGATCTCCCCAAATATAACATCCCTGAAGAAAGATGATCCAGCTTATAGCCAACTTCCTTTTAAGGAAACCTGCTTAACTCAAGTTAAAAGTCATTTGATGTTAGAGGATGCTCCAACAGTTCGGGGCTTCTCAGCAGCAGATGACCCCCACAAAAAATCAGAGAAACATGAAATTCCTGAAGGAGACAAAAACGTCTCCTGTGGTGGAGTGAAGAAGACTGTGATTCCTGAGTTGGAACTCATTCAGAGGCTTTCAGTATGTTTGGAGGAGAGACGTAGGACCTTGGAGCTGCCAAACCTCGACGACGATGAAGGAGGATGCGGAGCAACCTCAGAGGAGCTGGACTTGGTGGAGCCCTGGGAGGATCTTAGCTCCACCAAGCAGTGGGTTACCAGTCCTCTGCACTCACCTGACGTGGAGGAACTGTTTAAGCAGCTGTCACCCTTTGGCTGTGTAGCGGAGCCTTTGAGCTCAGAGGAGGGAAAGACGTCATCTCCTTCATTCGATAATAAACAATCTAATAAAACATCTCTCGTTAAGAGCACTGAACGCCTCTCAGGAAACATTCCTCAAACTTCCAGTTGCAAACCAGACACAAAATGGACGTATTTGCCATCAATACCTACACGGGTCAGTGTGAACAGCAGTAATGCAACACAAGCTCACGCAGGGAAgagcaacacaacaaaacagaagtcatctcagaGGTTTTACAGACAGATTTCTTGCGAGTCAGCTGcttcagagagaagagaggaacaGAGCTTTCCCAGACAGCACAGGCCATACTCTCTTAACTTGGACCTGGGGCACAGATACATTAGAGACATATCTAATCAGCAGAACCGCAATTCATCGGAGTTCTCCTCATGTCAGAGAGGATTACTGTCCTCAACTGGAGCTGTAAATAACGGGCTACCCTCGGAGTTGGAATTGTTTCTGAATGATCGCCAGGCGCCTCTACGCCGAAATTCAGCCCCAGTCAGCGTGTCATCAGTCCGAACCGCCTTCATGATAAAAACGTGCCAGGCCAAAGCTGTGCCTGTCGTACCTCCAAAGGTGCAGTATAGTCAGATACCTCACTCCAGACACGAGAATGATGTCGATGCAGCAAAGGAACAAGAAAAGGAATATCCTAAAATGGTCGCAGAGAAAAGCAACTCCGCACCTCCTCCGATGATGTCAGATCTAAAGGAGGAGCTGGAGAATAAAGAGCCAGCTCCCAAACACCAAAGACACCCACATGTAGAGAAATCTGCCGAGTCTGCAAGGACCACGTCCACTCCAGAACTGCCAGTCATAACAAGGCGACATGCTCCCAGTCTTGAAGTCTTTGTGGATTGCCCCAGACCAAACAGAACGAACATCATGCAAAGGCCATCGTTCAGGAACAGGCAGAGGCCGCAGAGTCTCATCCTGCTCAGCCCTCCCTTTCCCATCATGGACTATCCGCCATCAGGCGACGACGGCAAGCTTCTGTCATCCATCAGGAGCATGAATGACACATCAGCTGTGAATGCGTTTTCTAAAGAGATGGCGGAGAATTTCAAGACGCCAGAGGGGATCgctcttcaaaacaaaatgactaTTCCAAAAAGTGGTCAGAGACTGGAAACGTCGACCAGCTGCTTCTACCAGCCGCAGAGGAGATCGATGATATTTGACAGCAGGAGCCACAGGCAGATAGAGTGA
- the arhgap31 gene encoding rho GTPase-activating protein 31 isoform X2: MKNKGTKQKSKKKGSENAFGCDLIEHLQNSGQDVPQVLKKCAEFIEEHGIVDGIYRLSGVTSNIQRLRQEFSSEACPDLTKEVYLQDIHCVGSLCKLYFRELPNPLLTYELYSKFTEAASVRGDHERLVHIQKVIKELPTPHFKTLEYLTKHLAHLATLSTQTNMHTRNLALVWAPNLLRSKDIEASSGNGDMAFQEVRIQQSVVEFILNNTEQIFSDDSVEIKPKEGPTLMCGEKKYATLPISGQCGPMKLMSLEEAQARSLSPNHPVHRERQRENSLPDTSTATLYHTVIDISDSKRKFSGKSKKWKSIFNLGRSVDSKGKLSRNGSVFIRAQGITEKAALRPSRSMESLCSLPTDDDRTGNNSPTGGPGSIYVPDVKSRTLGSDSLYDLNEHDQNWEFKGKKADGATGGWSSSMNQKGSPGASSPPQKTLPEQLKVFKGDDGSGYKPTSPKNRRMLYSGSSHNSSSRPSFPGSFFPLESSPRHQRRAVNISEPFAVSVPLRVSAVISSNSTPCRGHAKEKAAAAALKPCKETAEQSSNSGKSNTFPQLEPKKQEGTEKKNMEEPASRVPPEDTSKEVVQEGQEGINNSELEQPSIANAREGKDAAPSPGKELHNQPTAKQQDMGSSIGKELWSDLNQELKITEPEIDLLDETFKPVSSSKNTCENMKLTMDVKSKRSRSSPSLTLLCRDLSSNTSLSDHFIATGSASAKKQPSESDIPFSLHKNFDAVVGGNTENVCPAAMLDKKNKKLHQISPNITSLKKDDPAYSQLPFKETCLTQVKSHLMLEDAPTVRGFSAADDPHKKSEKHEIPEGDKNVSCGGVKKTVIPELELIQRLSVCLEERRRTLELPNLDDDEGGCGATSEELDLVEPWEDLSSTKQWVTSPLHSPDVEELFKQLSPFGCVAEPLSSEEGKTSSPSFDNKQSNKTSLVKSTERLSGNIPQTSSCKPDTKWTYLPSIPTRVSVNSSNATQAHAGKSNTTKQKSSQRFYRQISCESAASERREEQSFPRQHRPYSLNLDLGHRYIRDISNQQNRNSSEFSSCQRGLLSSTGAVNNGLPSELELFLNDRQAPLRRNSAPVSVSSVRTAFMIKTCQAKAVPVVPPKVQYSQIPHSRHENDVDAAKEQEKEYPKMVAEKSNSAPPPMMSDLKEELENKEPAPKHQRHPHVEKSAESARTTSTPELPVITRRHAPSLEVFVDCPRPNRTNIMQRPSFRNRQRPQSLILLSPPFPIMDYPPSGDDGKLLSSIRSMNDTSAVNAFSKEMAENFKTPEGIALQNKMTIPKSGQRLETSTSCFYQPQRRSMIFDSRSHRQIE; encoded by the exons ATGAAGAATAAAGGGACTAAGCAGAAGTCCAAAAAGAAAGGAAGTGAAAATGCGTTCGGCTGTGACCTGATAGAACATCTCCAGAACTCAGGACAAGATg TTCCTCAGGTTCTGAAGAAATGTGCAGAGTTTATTGAGGAGCATGGTATTGTGGACGGGATCTACAGGCTGTCGGGGGTCACCTCAAACATCCAGCGTCTCAG gcaGGAATTCAGCTCTGAGGCGTGCCCTGACCTTACAAAGGAAGTGTACCTCCAGGACATCCACTGTGTGGGTTCCTTATGTAAGCTGTACTTCAGGGAGCTACCCAATCCTCTGCTCACATATGAGCTATACAGCAAATTCACT GAAGCGGCCTCGGTCCGGGGAGATCATGAAAGACTTGTTCACATTCAGAAGGTCATCAAAGAACTGCCGACCCCTCACTTCAA GACTCTGGAGTACCTCACCAAACACTTGGCCCACCTTGCAACCTTAAGCACCcagacaaacatgcacacacgcaaCCTGGCCCTGGTTTGGGCTCCAAATCTGTTAAG atcTAAAGATATTGAGGCTTCTTCTGGTAATGGAGACATGGCTTTCCAGGAGGTGCGGATACAACAGTCAGTGGTTGAGTTTATTCTAAACAACACAGAGCAGATCTTCAGCGATGATTCTGTGGAAATCAAACCCAAAGAAG GGCCAACTTTGATGTGTGGGGAGAAGAAGTATGCCACACTCCCGATCAGTGGTCAGTGTGGGCCGATGAAACTGATGAGCCTGGAAGAAGCCCAAGCCCGCTCCTTAAGTCCAAACCATCCTGTGCATAGAGAACGTCAGCGAGAGAACAGTCTGCCTGATACCAGCACTGCAACGCTCTACCACACCGTCATAGACATATCAGACAGCAA GAGAAAGTTTTCTGGGAAATCTAAGAAGTGGAAGTCCATCTTCAACCTGGGAAGGTCTGTCGACTCAAAGGGAAAACTGAGCCGAAACGGCAGCGTGTTCATAAGGGCACAGGGGATCACAG aaaaggCAGCTCTTCGTCCATCCAGGAGCATGGAGTCCTTGTGCTCCTTACCAACAG ATGATGACAGAACAGGAAACAATAGTCCAACTGGTGGACCCGGCAGCATTTATGTTCCAGATGTAAAATCCAGAACGCTGGGATCTGACTCGCTCTATGACCTGAATGAACATGACCAAAACTGGGAGTTTAAAGGGAAGAAAGCTGACGGGGCAACAGGAGGTTGGAGCTCTAGTATGAACCAAAAGGGGTCACCGGGTGCTTCTTCTCCCCCTCAAAAAACACTACCAGAGCAACTGAAGGTGTTCAAAGGTGATGACGGCAGCGGCTACAAGCCCACGTCTCCGAAAAACAGGAGGATGTTGTACTCAGGCTCCTCCCACAACAGCTCGTCTCGACCCTCCTTCCCAGGAAGTTTCTTCCCTCTGGAATCCTCGCCGAGGCATCAGCGAAGAGCCGTCAACATATCCGAGCCCTTCGCTGTGTCCGTGCCACTGCGCGTTTCCGCTGTTATCAGCTCCAACAGCACGCCGTGCAGAGGCCACGCTAAGGAAAAAGCAGCTGCAGCCGCTCTGAAACCTTGCAAGGAGACTgcggagcagagcagcaacagtgGAAAGAGCAATACATTCCCCCAACTGGAACCCAAGAAGCAGGAAggaacagagaagaaaaacatggagGAGCCGGCGTCTAGAGTCCCACCAGAGG ATACAAGCAAAGAAGTAGTGCAAGAAGGTCAAGAAGGGATCAACAATTCTGAACTGGAACAGCCATCCATTGCAAATGCAAGAGAAGGCAAAGATGCAGCGCCATCTCCTGGGAAAGAACTGCACAACCAGCCTACAGCAAAGCAACAG GACATGGGATCCTCTATTGGGAAAGAGCTGTGGTCTGATCTCAATCAAGAACTGAAGATAACTGAACCTGAAATTGACCTGCTGGATGAGACTTTTAAGCCTGTTTCCTCCTCCAAGAACACTTGTGAAAACATGAAGTTAACGATGGATGTGAAGTCAAAAAGAAGCCGCAGCTCTCCGTCTCTGACTTTGTTATGTAGGGATCTTTCGTCAAATACCTCTCTGAGTGATCACTTTATCGCCACTGGATCAGCCTCGGCAAAGAAACAACCCTCAGAGTCAGACATCCCATTTTCTCTTCACAAAAACTTTGATGCAGTTGTCGgtggaaacacagaaaatgtctgCCCTGCTGCAAtgctggataaaaaaaataagaaactgCATCAGATCTCCCCAAATATAACATCCCTGAAGAAAGATGATCCAGCTTATAGCCAACTTCCTTTTAAGGAAACCTGCTTAACTCAAGTTAAAAGTCATTTGATGTTAGAGGATGCTCCAACAGTTCGGGGCTTCTCAGCAGCAGATGACCCCCACAAAAAATCAGAGAAACATGAAATTCCTGAAGGAGACAAAAACGTCTCCTGTGGTGGAGTGAAGAAGACTGTGATTCCTGAGTTGGAACTCATTCAGAGGCTTTCAGTATGTTTGGAGGAGAGACGTAGGACCTTGGAGCTGCCAAACCTCGACGACGATGAAGGAGGATGCGGAGCAACCTCAGAGGAGCTGGACTTGGTGGAGCCCTGGGAGGATCTTAGCTCCACCAAGCAGTGGGTTACCAGTCCTCTGCACTCACCTGACGTGGAGGAACTGTTTAAGCAGCTGTCACCCTTTGGCTGTGTAGCGGAGCCTTTGAGCTCAGAGGAGGGAAAGACGTCATCTCCTTCATTCGATAATAAACAATCTAATAAAACATCTCTCGTTAAGAGCACTGAACGCCTCTCAGGAAACATTCCTCAAACTTCCAGTTGCAAACCAGACACAAAATGGACGTATTTGCCATCAATACCTACACGGGTCAGTGTGAACAGCAGTAATGCAACACAAGCTCACGCAGGGAAgagcaacacaacaaaacagaagtcatctcagaGGTTTTACAGACAGATTTCTTGCGAGTCAGCTGcttcagagagaagagaggaacaGAGCTTTCCCAGACAGCACAGGCCATACTCTCTTAACTTGGACCTGGGGCACAGATACATTAGAGACATATCTAATCAGCAGAACCGCAATTCATCGGAGTTCTCCTCATGTCAGAGAGGATTACTGTCCTCAACTGGAGCTGTAAATAACGGGCTACCCTCGGAGTTGGAATTGTTTCTGAATGATCGCCAGGCGCCTCTACGCCGAAATTCAGCCCCAGTCAGCGTGTCATCAGTCCGAACCGCCTTCATGATAAAAACGTGCCAGGCCAAAGCTGTGCCTGTCGTACCTCCAAAGGTGCAGTATAGTCAGATACCTCACTCCAGACACGAGAATGATGTCGATGCAGCAAAGGAACAAGAAAAGGAATATCCTAAAATGGTCGCAGAGAAAAGCAACTCCGCACCTCCTCCGATGATGTCAGATCTAAAGGAGGAGCTGGAGAATAAAGAGCCAGCTCCCAAACACCAAAGACACCCACATGTAGAGAAATCTGCCGAGTCTGCAAGGACCACGTCCACTCCAGAACTGCCAGTCATAACAAGGCGACATGCTCCCAGTCTTGAAGTCTTTGTGGATTGCCCCAGACCAAACAGAACGAACATCATGCAAAGGCCATCGTTCAGGAACAGGCAGAGGCCGCAGAGTCTCATCCTGCTCAGCCCTCCCTTTCCCATCATGGACTATCCGCCATCAGGCGACGACGGCAAGCTTCTGTCATCCATCAGGAGCATGAATGACACATCAGCTGTGAATGCGTTTTCTAAAGAGATGGCGGAGAATTTCAAGACGCCAGAGGGGATCgctcttcaaaacaaaatgactaTTCCAAAAAGTGGTCAGAGACTGGAAACGTCGACCAGCTGCTTCTACCAGCCGCAGAGGAGATCGATGATATTTGACAGCAGGAGCCACAGGCAGATAGAGTGA